TGGCCTGGCGGGAAGCCGGCGTGTTCAAGTCAGATGCCGGCAATGCACAGCCACGGGAAAAACCGTGGTGTTCGCCAGGGTCTGCCGGGTTTCCAAGAGGGTCGCCAGCGCATGAGTTCCTGGACGGTAGCGTGTCGTTCGGGATGAGTGGGCAATGCAATAAAATTGGCGTCAGCCATAGTCAACTCCTTTGGTGAGTTGGTGGTGGTCAGCGGCCAGTGAGGGCTCGTAACACTCACTGGCCGCGCTTCGTTTACATCGCTGATGTCTTCCTTCATTAGCCGCCTATCGTCGGCGGTTCATAACGACATTGAGGTCTACGACAAGCGTGGGCTTCACTTTGGGATCTGCGGACCCGGAACCGGTGATCTATATAAGCCCGCAGTTCCAGGACGACGATTGAATAGGTGACAAAAAATGGAAAAGCGCGATTTACTTGACGAATTGAATGCCAATCGGGTAACGCCAGAGGAGGCCGAACAAATTTATGATTTGTATATGGACAACCTAACCGCGGCCGATCCTCCTGTTGTAGAAATGCTGGGATTTTCAAAAAAGGAATGGACGGCGCATGCTCATGGAGCGCCGTTCACGGTAATAGGCGAGTGGCGTAAGTGTGGTTGGCCGGATAGATGCTTCCTTTGTGGTCAACGGATCGTATCCGACGATTATGGATGGTTTCCACGCGAAGACGAGGGAAAGTATGGACTTAGGCATATCGCTTGCCCGAAAGTCGCTTAGCCTCGTGAGAGCAATACTGAAGCTGAGAGTAGTCAGATAGCACGGCGAAAGACTCTACGTTTTGTCGTCAGTGACATCGCCGTCGTGGTCGCGAGTAGCGATAAGGCTGTGCAGGACGGCGTGAACAGCGTGAGTACCGGCACGCTCACGACCTATCGAGAATCATGCGGCTTACGACGCATCGTCGCTCGGCGTATCGGGCGGGTATGGCGGATCGATCGGCAAGAACCAGAAGGGTACGGCGGACAACGTCAACCCGGTGCCGGGTACGACCTTGCCGAAGAGCGACGGAGGATTCACGGCCGCGCCTCCGGTGGCGCTCAGCGCTTCGGGCGATTCGAGTTCGACGACGCGCAGCGGCATCAGCGGCGGCACGATCAAGATCACTGATCAGGCCGGTCAATAGAACCTCACCGGCAAGACGGCGGATGAGACCGTGGCCAGCGTGAATCGGGACACGTCGAATACGGGGGCGCCGCTCGCGCAGATCTTCGACAAGGACAAGATCGAGGCTGGCTTTGATATCGCGAGTCAGTTCATTAACCAGACGGGGACGTTCGTCGCTAACCGCGCGGCGGAAGCGGATGCCGCGAAGAAGGAGGCAAGCAATCCCGCACTCTCGCCGGAGCAGCGAGCCGCGGCGCAGCAGAAGGCCGACGAACTGAACGCCGACTGGGGACCGGGCGGGACGTATCGTCAGGTGCTGACGGCGTTGTCCGTGGCTGCCGGTGGGAACGTGACGGGCGGTATGGGCCAGTTCGCGCAGAGCGCGACGATTGCGTACCTGCAGGAGCTGGGCGCGAATGGCGTCAAGAAGATCGCCGACGGGTTACAGGACGAGAGCGCGCGGGCGGCACTTCATGCGATTGTAGGTTGCGCGGGGGCGGCGGCCAGCAGCCAGAGTTGCGGGGCGGGTGCGCTGGGGGCGGCAACGAGTTCGGTGCTTGGGAGCCTGCTTAAGCCGACTGACGGGATGACGACGAGTGATCGCGAGGCGCGCGATAGTCTGGTAACGAGCCTTGTTGCCGGCGTGGCGGCGGTGTCGGGTCAGAATGTGGCGACGGCAGCGGGGGCGGGGAAGATTGAGGTTGAGAATAATCAGGTTAGCATTTTTGCGCCGAAGAAAAATCTACTGACAACCGATCTGCTGAAGTCGTTCTGTGCGACAGGTACCTGCTCTGACGAGCAGGTCAAGCAACTGATTACGGTGCAGAACCAAATCAATGAGGCGAGCGGTAAGAATGCCATAACTGCGGCCGCTGCAATGGCAATCGTTGCCTCAGTGCCCGCTCTTGCTGTGTTGGGACCGGAAGCTTTGGCGTTGGCGTTGTCGAATCCTGCGGCGGCAGTCAATGGTGGCATCATTACGCTGGAAACCGCTGCTGCGATCGTGACAAAGTCGATAACGCCGAGCGTGGTGATTGAAGGCGCAGCAGCGAAAACAGGTACGGTGTGGGATTCAATTGTCGCGACTCAACCGGTTTATCCTGGCTCAGTGCTTCCAAAATCGTTTGAGTTGGTACTGGAAAACGGACAGAGTGTGTGGGTGCATGGGAATGCGACGGAGCACATTGCGGAATATGCTCAGATGATTGCAAAGAACAATCCACCGGAAATTGTTCGACTTGCGACACAACAACAACTTGAGAGCCTGGAAGGTGCGGTTAATACTGTTACCAAAGATGGTGTGCCATACAATCAATTGATCAATTTCAACGGTTGGGAATTAAAGTTTGCTCCGCCACGGCAAGCCGGGCAGCTTCCCGTGCTGATTCATGCTTTGCCTACAGGTAAGTGAGATAAATATATGGATGTCAAGATTGAGAAGCCGCTCCATTTGAGTTTTGATGTAATCGAAACAGACGAGTACATTCCGTCGATGCGGCTTAAAATTTCTGCGGAGATAGAGCAGTTTGGGCAAAATATTAGTTACCAAAGCAGCCTATGGTTTACTTGTTCCAGTTGGGACGGGTTTGTTTCGGGAATGAATGATCTCGATGCAGCGGGAGCCAGTCTCGTCGATATGAATAATTATTTCATTTTGCGATTCTGTAGATCGGCTGGAGTGTTGGAGCTGTCATGGGAAATCAAGCGCAGCAGCCTAGACGGAACCACTGTGGCTGTATCGTTTGGCTCGTCAATTGACGAAGATACAATGGCGCACATAAAAAACCAAATCGGGCAATTTCCGATATGGTGGTAGTGATTCCCGCGTAAAATTGGACCAGCTACGCCGGCAAGTTTTGCTTTCCAGTTGAAATTGTCGCTATTGAGGATGGTCAAACAATGCTGGAAAAAACCTTCAATGAATCTGTCAGCATCAATTCGTGTTGGTTAGATTCTGATAGCTGCTGTAGGACTGCCACAATCCAGATCGCAGTTGTCGCAAGACTGTCGCGAGGAAACGGCCAAAATTGGGATCCTTACTTGAATGATCCTGCGGGAAATCACTGTGGTTACTGACATAAACATCCTGTCGACCTTAGATGCGTTCGCTGACAATGAATTCGTCTTCCTCCGGCGCGAGATGTTTCCTGACGATCTTTGTCTCAGTGCGACGGAATGGACCACGGATAGGACAGGATCCAGTGCAGCATTTGTCGAGGTACTCGACTTTGTGCTGAAACGAGTATTAGAGCGGCTGAATAACTACGATTGCTGGCTGATGGTCGGTGACTCTGTATGGCTGAGCGATACAAGGATCGTGCGCTACAGAAAACTGTTCAATTCGTTGAAGGCTCGAGGGATAGATTTCGACGCTGCAACCGAGCGTATCGAATCCGTTGTCGAGAAAGACGGCAAGCTCAAATTTTTTGGAGCTGTGCGGCTTGATGCTTCTATGTATCCTCTTGTGTCTCTGACAACGACTCCAGGATCGTGTACGTACATTGTCGCTCGTCCTGCGAGCAGTGATTGGCAATTTCCTATCTCGTTGGGATGGACCGGGGACCGAAATCGGGATAGTGACTTGATCTCAACGGTCGCAGGCAATGGCGGCATAGTACTTCAACGAGTCGGATACTTTGACGATCCCCAGGTAGGACTTATTGCGCTGGCAATTCCGGCAGTGTTGGAGCGCATCGTTGACTAACATCGTTAGATACCCTGAAGATACGATGGAAGCAAATCTACCGATGCGGCGATTACTGGACGAGCTACGGTCAGACCGCATCCTTGTTCCAGCGCTTGTGAGCATCGCGGAAAGTGGATTTGACTCGCGCAACGGATGCCACAGCTTGCGAGCACTCTCCTCGATGGCAAAAACGCCGAGGTCAGCATTTGCGGACTGCACTGCGTACGAATGCTTTGCCAACTCACTGCATATTGCAGACTACGAACCGGAAGAGTCGCTCCACCAGGCGACTCAATTCGTGACGCAAGTTTTCCGTGTGTGGAACAGCGTGCGTGTCACGATGTGCTTGACGGCTATCATCAGTGTGGACGAGTCCCGCGTCGTCGCGAGATTTCACGCAAAACGGGCGCGGGAGCGATGGCTAGGCGACGACATGGAAGCGTATCAGGAGCCGGTTATGTCGATTGACTCAAATGAGAACGTTGGTCTTCTGCTAAGCAAAACACCTTGACGCTAGCTGCTCATACAAGATAGAAAACGTCAGACTGAAAGCTCCGTCGAACCCGTTCAATAGAAAACGACAACGGCCCGATCATCAGCGGCACCACCCATAGCTTTTTCAGTCACCTAAGCGGCCCATCAGCAAAGCGTTGTGCCTTACAATGCGAAAGATAGCGAGCCGCATCTGTCTGAAGCCAAACGCCACGACAACAGTCGCACGAACACCGCCCGGCCCGCGCATCTTCAATGCGAGATCACCACTCACTCACCGCCGTCGCGTTTCTCTCAAGCTTGGCAATACTAACTTCCGGGTGTGCGCATCATCCACGCAATCCATCGAACACGCCGGCGACATCCGCGACAACTCAGCCGTCAGCTCCCGCCCCCGCAACGCCGTCCGCCGATCATTCCGATGACGATGCAAAACTCATCTTCCGATCGAAAGGCATGGCAGACGGCGTGATGTACTGGACAAGCGATTCGAGCGATCCATGTACAGACTTCAAGCCCGTCGGACGAGTGTTCTACAGCGGACGAGACGTGCTGCTGCCGTGGATAGCAAAAATGAACGAGTCGATCCAACGGGGAGTCAGCCGCTCGGAAGCCTCGCGTGAGCGATATGTGAAGCCCGGAACACCGATTCAGATCAAAGGCTATAGCGGGTCGCCGTCTGACGAGGGCCGCCCTAATCCCGAATTTTCCAGCTGCGGTCCAATAGTCACCGCATTCACGCCGGAAAAGGCGAAAACCTATCTCGTCGAATTCGTGTTCAACGGGACGGAAAGCTGTTCGCAACATGTGTCCGACATCACGAACGCATCCAAACCGGTCGCGGTGGGAGCGTATCCGTTGCAATGCAAGCAAGGCAAGCCTGGATACGGGCGTCCATACGGCATTGAGAATTTTCTCAAGGCCGAGCATGAACAAGCGCTGGAAAAGGCACGTAAAGAAGAGGCCGCTGCGACTTCACCCTCGGATAAAGCAGTCGCGATGAATCGCGAAGCGGCCGAACTCGACCCGCTCGGAAAGCCCGACGAAGCGCTCGTCGTCATTGACCGCGCGTTGCCGATGCTCGATACGTCGAAGCGTGCGAGTCTGATCGCGACCAAAGCCGGCATTCTGTTCAATCGCAACGATCCGCAAGGCGCGCTGAATTTGCTGAAGCCTGAACTTGAACGCACACGTAAGGCCGCTAACGCGCAACCCGTTGCGCAACGCGCCGTTGCACTGGGCACATTCACCGAGGGTTTTATCACCGCAACCTTCTCGTATATGCAGTTGGAGCAATGGCAGAACGCCATCAATACGCTGGCAGACGCCGAGTCCCCGCTCGAAGGAGCGGACTTCTATGCGTACCGCAGCCTGGTGTATCGATACATCATGACGCGAGCCAACAATGCGTCGCTGGCCAACCCGATGCTTGAAGAGCGGGCTTTGTACTACGCCGCTAACGACAAGGGATATTACGGCCCTCTGCTTCGCATGTACCAGGGTGAAGACACCATCATGGAAGTGGTGAAGATCACCGCGAAGATGACGGGTTCGGATCAGCAGGATGCTTTTGCTGAAACTTTGTTCTACAGCGGTGCGTACCTCAAATTCGTCAAAGGCAATGAAGCCGGGAGCAAAGCAAAACTGGACGGTCTCAATCGCCTTGCACCGTATGGCAGCATCGAATGGATTTATGGAAAGCGAGTGCTGAACTAGCGCGATTGCAGGCATGTGCTGATGTCGCCGATGGAATCAAATTGCGCGCGCTTTTCGCGCGTGCAATTGATCCGGCTTCTGGGCGATTGCAATCTGTGCGGCGGAAAAGGCATAAAAATCCGCTATGAACATCGTCACACAATGCTGATTGGATATTCCATGCATATCGAGTAATTCGAATACTCCCTCGCACTAAAGTTTCTCCGAAAGCTGCCGATAACGCGGCTGAGTCGTTGAATACAAACTTAAATAAGCGGTTCCACCGGCCGCACCGAAAAGGCCCGCACGTGCATCGATACGTCGGGAAGGAAAGTCATGCAAGGCCCAAAGAACGTTCGCGAGCGCAGCGCTCGTCCTGAGCGCGCTTCGATGCTCGTCCAACCTGCGCATCGCGCATTCCCATTCGTGCACACCCCTACATGGCGAGGCTTATAGCCGCGGCGTGATGCGCGACATGACGTGAAGCGATGTGAAGAACGAGATCGTGCTCCAACGCAAGGCGATGCAACACAAACGTCGCGATCTCTTATCGCCACGAGCCGAGCCGATAACGCCGAATACACCAATAGCGCCAATAACGCATTCGCATTCGTCACCCGAATCGCGCAAACGCAAGCCGCCTCAATCGCGCGAATACCGGACTTCACCTTTTCATCACCGTTCCACCAGCAGGAGTTTCAATGAACACGACCCGAAAGTACGGCGCCGTTCTCGCCGCCGCCATCGTCGCATTGAGCGGTTGCGCGACGGAATCGTCGCGCACGCTGCCGATCGCGCCACCGGTCGCCGTGCAGCGGCCGGCCGTCAACAAGCCGGTGCAGATCGCTGTCGGCAAGTTCGACAATCGTTCGAGCTATATGCGTGGGATTTTCTCGGACGGCATCGACCGTTTGGGCGGCCAGTCGCGGACCATCCTGATCACGTCGCTGCAACAAAGCGGACGCTTTAACGTGCTCGATCGCGACAACCTCGACGAGATCCGCCAGGAAGCGGGCTTCGCGAAGAAAGCGCAAACCATCAAGGGCGCGAACTATGTGATCACCGGCGACGTGACCGAATTCGGCCGCAAGGAAGTCGGCGATCACCAGCTGTTCGGCATTCTCGGCAGCGGCAGAAACCAGGTGGCCTACGCGAAGGTGAGCCTGAACGTCGTCGATACGACCACTTCCGAAGTCGTGGCTTCGAGCCAGGGCGCGGGCGAGTTCAGTCTGTCCAACCGCGAAATCATCGGCTTCGGCGGCACGGCCAGCTACGACTCCACGCTGAACGGCAAGGTGCTCGAATTGGCGATTCAGGAAGCAGTGAATCACCTCGGTGACCAGGTCGACGCCGGCGCACTCAAGCCCGCGCGCTAATCCACGCACGTAAGAGCATTCGATCCATCACTCAAGCTTCAACACAATAACTACGCAACGGGGTTTTACATGAAATACACGGGCCCGATTCGGGGAATCTGTCTGCCGGTTGCGGCAGCTGCAACGCTGGCGCTCGCGGGATGCGCGAATCCCGGCACGCCGCCGCTGTATCAATGGAGCGGCTATGAGCCTGCGGTCTACGACTACCTGAAGGGCGAGAAAGCGCCGCAGGAGCAACTCGACGCGCTCAACAAGGCTGCCCAGCAGATTCGCGCGAAGGGCAATGCGACGCCGCCGGGCTTCCATGCGCAACTGGGCATGCTCTACGCGACGGTCGGCAACGACGGTCAAGCCATGCAGGAATTCGACACCGAGAAGAGTCTGTTTCCGGAAGCGTCGACCTATATGGATTTCCTGATGAAGAAGCCGAAACAACAATAAGGGAGCCGCCGATATGTCCAAATTCTTTTCGCTCAAGCTCTGGCTTGCCCTGTCCGCGCTCGCACTGCTGTCGGCGTGCGTGCATCCGGTGAAGAACGCCGATTACACGGCATTCAAGAATGCGCGTCCGCGCTCGATTCTCATCTTGCCGCCGGACAACACCACGACGGACGTGCAGGCGTCGAACAGCATGATGTCGCAGATGACCATGCCGCTCGCCGAAGCGGGCTACTACGTGATTCCGGTCGCGGTCATGGAAGAGACGTTCAAGCAGAACGGCCTGACGACGGCCGGCGATATCCAGCAGACGTCGCCCGCCAAGCTGCGCGAGATCTTTGGTGCCGACGCGGTGCTGTATTCGAAGATCACGCAGTTCGGTACGTCGTATCGCGTGCTGGATAGCGTGACGATCGTCTCGGCATCGGCGCGGCTCGTCGACCTGAAATCGGGCGACGTGCTCTGGCAAGGCAGCGCGACCGCCAATAGCAACGAAGGCAATAACAATAGCGGCGGCGGGTTGATCGGCATGCTCGTGGTGGCGGCGATCAAGCAGATTTCGAATTCGCTGACGGACAAGAGCCACGATATCGCGGGTGTCACGAGCTATCGACTGCTGCACGCGGGGCCGCCGACCGGTTTGCTTTATGGTCCGCGGTCGCCGAAGTACGGGACGGATTGAGGTTTTGGCGTAGGGCGCTTCGCGCGGTGAGGCGCGACGCCCGTGAGTTGTGTAAAGAAAAGCCCGGGCATTTTTAATGGCCGGGCTTTTTGATTTGGCAGGCAGGCGATGTGGCGTTTGCTTTGGCGCCAACGCGCCTGGTGCATTCTTCGCGGCGTCGCTGCTGGGCGAATGATCGATGTTGCTGCGACCCTGTTGGAACTCAGCAAGCACCGCAAAACAAAAAGCCCGGTCAGCTTTCGCTAACCGGGCTTCGTAATACTTGGTGGGGCGTGAGTGACTCGAACACTCGACCTACGGATTAAGAGTCCGCTGCTCTACCAACTGAGCTAACGCCCCCAACAGAAGCGAAATTATGCAGTAACTTTCCCGCCTTGCCAAGTCCCTTTCGCAGATTTCTTAAAAATATTTGCAGCGAATGGATCGAGGACTCCCTCGGCAGCCGCATGGCCCTTAAAAACGCGCGCCCTTCCTCGTCCCGGTATGATGTCGCGAAAACCTTGCCGCGCGAGCTGTCACGCGGCTTTCCACCGAGGATTGCCATGGATGAGAAAGAGATTATCGAGTTGCTCGACCGCATCCTCGCGCCTTGGGTCCGGTCGCTCACGCTGACGCCGGAGAAGGTCGACGAAGAAAGCGCGACGCTGCGTCTGCCGTTCTCAGGCGGCTTGCGTCACTCGGGCGGCGTGATCTGCGGTCAGGTCTTCATGGCCGCCGCCGACACCGCGATGATCGTCGCCATCTCCGCCGCGCTCGGCGGCTTCAAGCCGATGAGCACGGTCTCGCTCAACATCAATTTCATGCGC
The sequence above is a segment of the Paraburkholderia sp. D15 genome. Coding sequences within it:
- a CDS encoding DUF4810 domain-containing protein → MKYTGPIRGICLPVAAAATLALAGCANPGTPPLYQWSGYEPAVYDYLKGEKAPQEQLDALNKAAQQIRAKGNATPPGFHAQLGMLYATVGNDGQAMQEFDTEKSLFPEASTYMDFLMKKPKQQ
- a CDS encoding PaaI family thioesterase, encoding MDEKEIIELLDRILAPWVRSLTLTPEKVDEESATLRLPFSGGLRHSGGVICGQVFMAAADTAMIVAISAALGGFKPMSTVSLNINFMRAVRKGDVLVTARVLRMGRNLVFGEVELFDESGNMAVHATTTYALLD
- a CDS encoding CsgG/HfaB family protein, with amino-acid sequence MNTTRKYGAVLAAAIVALSGCATESSRTLPIAPPVAVQRPAVNKPVQIAVGKFDNRSSYMRGIFSDGIDRLGGQSRTILITSLQQSGRFNVLDRDNLDEIRQEAGFAKKAQTIKGANYVITGDVTEFGRKEVGDHQLFGILGSGRNQVAYAKVSLNVVDTTTSEVVASSQGAGEFSLSNREIIGFGGTASYDSTLNGKVLELAIQEAVNHLGDQVDAGALKPAR
- a CDS encoding DUF799 domain-containing protein, which translates into the protein MSKFFSLKLWLALSALALLSACVHPVKNADYTAFKNARPRSILILPPDNTTTDVQASNSMMSQMTMPLAEAGYYVIPVAVMEETFKQNGLTTAGDIQQTSPAKLREIFGADAVLYSKITQFGTSYRVLDSVTIVSASARLVDLKSGDVLWQGSATANSNEGNNNSGGGLIGMLVVAAIKQISNSLTDKSHDIAGVTSYRLLHAGPPTGLLYGPRSPKYGTD